From the Quercus lobata isolate SW786 chromosome 6, ValleyOak3.0 Primary Assembly, whole genome shotgun sequence genome, one window contains:
- the LOC115950964 gene encoding non-functional pseudokinase ZED1-like: MQSRLRDHFFNRRRKQRKQRERAFVENGGKLLEKLIVCCNGKPIPIRTFSAQQLRQATNNYSEHLGKYWYKGSFEGRSILTRHSSDYLAINDLMISAQMSAHSNVLKPIGCCLETPFPIFVYEFAANGFLADRIYVSLVTKRQHQPMVWERRLKIARQIAHAISYLHTAFERPVIYMAIDMENIFLDEHDVPKLSNFLVSVSIPEGETDVEVYHGFRNLRFCSPELKATGKVNEKSDVYSFGWFLLELLTGEDSYNITRLTIDEDSTLVAYTHDRAQSSSINEIVDPTILAEDGEGGATLEQQLQAFLDLASSCTEEDPQRRPTMVDVTKQLRRIERFIP; encoded by the coding sequence ATGCAGAGTAGGTTGAGAGATCATTTCTTtaatagaagaagaaagcaaagaaaacaaagagagagagcatttGTTGAGAATGGAGGCAAGTTACTTGAGAAGCTGATTGTCTGTTGCAATGGAAAGCCTATTCCCATCCGTACCTTCTCCGCTCAACAGCTCCGCCAAGCGACCAACAACTATTCTGAACATCTGGGAAAGTATTGGTACAAGGGTTCTTTTGAAGGACGAAGTATTCTCACTAGACATTCTTCAGACTATTTAGCCATCAATGATTTAATGATTTCTGCACAAATGAGTGCTCACAGCAATGTATTAAAGCCCATAGGGTGTTGTCTTGAGACTCCATTTCCCATTTTTGTGTATGAATTTGCGGCCAATGGTTTCCTTGCTGATCGAATTTATGTCTCCCTTGTTACTAAACGACAACATCAGCCGATGGTGTGGGAGAGAAGGTTAAAGATTGCAAGGCAGATTGCTCATGCAATTTCTTATCTCCATACTGCCTTCGAAAGACCTGTCATTTACATGGCTATAGATATGGAAAATATCTTCTTAGATGAACATGATGTTCCCAAATTGTCCAACTTTTTAGTTTCCGTATCAATTCCCGAAGGTGAAACTGATGTGGAAGTTTATCACGGCTTTCGGAATTTAAGGTTCTGCTCCCCTGAGCTTAAAGCAACAGGCAAGGTAAATGAGAAATCTGACGTATATAGTTTTGGTTGGTTTCTTCTAGAACTTTTAACTGGAGAGGATTCTTATAATATTACCCGATTGACAATTGATGAAGATTCTACCTTAGTAGCATACACACATGACCGTGCTCAAAGTAGTTCCATAAACGAGATTGTGGATCCTACAATCTTGGCAGAAGACGGGGAAGGAGGTGCTACTTTAGAGCAGCAATTGCAAGCTTTCCTGGATCTTGCCTCATCATGTACAGAGGAAGACCCACAAAGAAGGCCAACTATGGTGGATGTCACCAAACAACTCAGGCGAATTGAGAGGTTCATTCCATGA